The following proteins come from a genomic window of Timaviella obliquedivisa GSE-PSE-MK23-08B:
- a CDS encoding site-specific integrase, whose translation MKKYEKKTDRITKPEGKAAVIGSEDMERLFSHEEGFQSIRDRALFGICRFTACRINEACQLRSDDVFMPSGKVKKEIIFRASTTKGGYGGKAVKVCDELRQLLEEYGHPGKVQLFPGRHGLGHINPVSASNIFKEVCDRLDLDHVSTHSFRRTSINRLREAGYNLEEIKTVSGHKSMSGLAAYLEVTDKARTDMVSCL comes from the coding sequence GTGAAGAAGTACGAAAAGAAGACAGACAGAATTACTAAGCCCGAAGGTAAGGCGGCGGTGATTGGCTCTGAGGATATGGAGAGATTGTTTAGTCATGAGGAGGGCTTTCAGTCCATCCGCGATCGGGCGCTCTTTGGAATCTGCCGTTTCACTGCTTGCCGAATCAATGAAGCTTGCCAGTTGCGCTCTGATGATGTGTTTATGCCCAGCGGCAAAGTGAAGAAGGAGATTATCTTTAGAGCCTCGACGACTAAGGGCGGGTATGGTGGCAAAGCTGTTAAGGTCTGCGATGAGTTGCGCCAACTGCTAGAAGAATATGGGCATCCCGGAAAAGTTCAGTTATTTCCTGGTCGGCATGGTTTAGGGCATATCAACCCTGTCTCTGCTTCCAATATCTTCAAGGAAGTCTGCGATCGCCTCGACTTGGATCACGTTTCCACACACAGCTTCAGACGGACATCGATCAACCGACTGAGAGAAGCTGGGTACAACCTAGAAGAAATTAAGACTGTCAGTGGGCACAAGTCCATGAGTGGGCTGGCGGCTTACCTTGAGGTCACAGACAAAGCTCGTACTGATATGGTTTCCTGCCTTTGA